Proteins from one Hyperolius riggenbachi isolate aHypRig1 chromosome 2, aHypRig1.pri, whole genome shotgun sequence genomic window:
- the CDCA8 gene encoding borealin, producing the protein MAPAKKKTNRGQKNRNIKDEKLASFIKDFDSQVKTVVEELKATVASRLKEVDSLYNIELIKLPAAMREMCWLDYLAKGGSLQVLEKAATVNVDIEQITASVSQTPFKPAKKGRKKRTASESTEENILVQSELKSKTSVKASTAKSRRKSVVSTAAKRTSKRTRATPSYKKLGDSSVLGYTPVATPKIDARVFRTPGLRTPSMQEPVYTFSANGSPLGGMNDLFINLPTGNGKNIRLTAEDMDNAKLNQLDRKALQNIKLLSTRLQKICTSLN; encoded by the exons ATGGCACCAGCAAAGAAAAAAACCAACCGTGGGCAGAAAAATCGTAACATAAAAGATGAGAAGTTGGCATCATTCATAAAAGATTTTGACAGTCAAG TGAAGACCGTTGTTGAGGAATTGAAGGCCACTGTTGCAAGCAGGCTGAAAGAAGTGGATAGCCTTTACAATATAGAACTAATCAAGCTACCTGCGGCCATGAGAGAGATGTGCTGGTTAGATTATCttg CAAAAGGAGGAAGTCTTCAAGTTTTGGAAAAAGCTGCAACA GTGAATGTGGACATCGAGCAAATAACAGCAAGTGTTTCTCAAACACCATTTAAGCCTGCCAAGAAAGGTCGAA agaaaaggacAGCCAGTGAATCCACTGAAGAAAACATTCTGGTGCAGAGTGAACTGAAATCAAAAACTAGT GTAAAAGCCTCCACTGCAAAAAGCCGCCGGAAATCTGTTGTAAGCACTGCTGCTAAGAG AACCAGTAAGAGAACTCGTGCTACACCTTCTTACAAGAAACTCGGAGACTCTTCAGTGTTGGGATACACTCCAGTGGCCACACCAAAAATTGATGCAAG GGTATTTAGGACACCAGGTCTGCGAACCCCATCCATGCAGGAGCCTGTTTATACATTCTCTGCCAATGGGAGCCCTCTGGGTGGAATGAATGATCTATTCATTAACTTGCCTACAGGGAATGGAAAG AATATCCGCCTGACAGCTGAAGATATGGATAATGCCAAACTGAATCAGCTAGATAGGAAAGCTTTACAAAATATCAAACTTTTATCG